The segment GGTCGCCTTTTCAAGACTCCCCTTGGGGACTACGATCCTCAGCACTGCTCGCTACTCCTTCACCATTCGCCGATAGAGATCAACGAGTCGAACCAACGAGAGCGCAGCATCAAATCCCTTGTTCCCATCCTTGCCACCAGCACGGTTGAGGCCCTGTTCGATATTCTCAACCGTCAGCACCCCATTGACGATCGGGATCTCCGATGTTGCAGCAAGGGTCATAAGCTGACTCGCACTCTGATTTACAACAACGTCATAGTGGCTAGTCTCGCCACGGACCACTGCGCCGAGGGCGACCACTCCAGTCACCGAGCGGCTGACTAACAGTTGATGGATGGCACCGGCGATCTCAAGGGCACCTGGAACCCACACTACGGTCAATGCAGAGTCGCTAACCCCAACGGTGTGAAACCCAGCCCGAGCGCCAGCGAGCAATGGATCGACTATCACCTGGTTGAACTCTGACGCGACGATAGCAAAGCGATCGCCTGGAAAGGCATGGAGCTGGCCGGTCAACTCTTCATAGCCTGACCGGTCCCCTTGTCCATGGACCTCTTCATATCCTGCCATATAAACCTCCTATAAAACCTTCTGCTTTGCGCGCTTGTCAGGCTTTGGACTGCGCCGACCAGCATGCGCCGCTCATGCTCGACTCAACTTCGGTAGCTATCCAAGATCCAGAAGATGGCCCATCTTGGCCGCCTTGGTCTGGAGGTACTTCGCATTCTCTGCTTGGGGTTCGATGATGAGTGGCACCCGCTCGCTGATCTCAAGCCCAAAACCTGAGAGTCCACCATACTTGGTCGGGTTGTTCGTCAACAGACGCATCTTGCTAACACCCAGGTCTACTAGGATCTGCGATCCAATGCCGTAATCTCGCGAGTCCACCGGCAGACCAAGCGCCTCGTTAGCCTCGACGGTGTCAAGACCCTGTTCTTGAAGTTGATAGGCTCGCAACTTATGTGCTAAGCCGATGCCCCTTCCCTCATGCCCACGTAGGTAGACTATAACTCCCCTACCCTCTTCGGCGATAATCTCCATCGATCGATGCAGTTGGGGACCGCAATCGCAGCGAAGCGACCCAAAGGCGTCGCCAGTAAGGCACTCCGAGTGCACACGAACGAGGACCGGATCGCCAGTGCTGATATCACCCATCACCAGCGCAACGTGCTGTTCGCCATCTAGGATCGACTGATAGGCGATGCCGGTGAACTCTCCATAACCGGTTGGAATACGAGCGGTGGCACCGTCAACCCGCTTAACTAAGGTGTCGTTGGCGGCACGATAACGGATGAGATCCGCGATAGAGACAAGTACGAGTCCATACTTCTCGGCAAACTTGGTTAGTTCGTCGAGTCGTGCCATGTTCTGCTTGTCCTCGGTAACCACCTCACATATGACCCCAGCAGGGGTTATCCCGGCAAGCCGAGCAAGATCGACCGCCGCCTCCGTATGGCCACCTCTCCTGAGTACCCCTCCGTCGCGTGCACGCAGCGGGAAGACGTGGCCGGGCCGAGTCAGATCAGATGGCTTCGTCGAAGGATCGACGAGCGCTCTAATAGTGCTGGCCCGGTCATGGGCAGAGATTCCGGTAGAGACTAAGCGTTTGGCGTCGACCGATACCGTAAAGGCGGTCAGGTGGGACTCGGTATTGTTCTCTACCATCAATGGAATGTCGAGTTCATCGAGGCGTTCGCCGGTTAGAGGGACGCAGATTAACCCAGAGGTATGAGCGATATAGAACGAGATCTTCTCGGCATCGACGAACTCAGCCCCCATGATCAGGTCTCCCTCGTTCTCACGATTCTCGTCGTCGACGACTAGGACGATCTCGCCACGGCCGATCGCATCGATCGCCTCTTCTATAGATCTAAAACTCATGAACGCCACGCCTCTCGCTGCTCGAGCGAACGTTGGCGCACGAGGTACTTTCCAATAATGTCAAACTCTATGTTCAAGGGTGCGCCGACCTCGAGTTCACCCAGGTTCGTGCGGCGCAACGTCTCTGGAATTAATGCCACGCTGGCGGCTCCCTCACCAACGGCGGTCACGGTGAGACTGACGCCATTTAGGACGATGCCCCCCTTCTCCACCACTAACTCATCAAAGCGGGGGTCAAAGGAGACTGCCAGGCTCGGGGCTAGATGCGTAACCCGTCCCACGCAATCGACATGTCCTTGGACGATGCCGCCATCTAGCAGGGTAGCGGCGGTGACGCTCTGTTCAACATTCACCCGTGCTCCAGGCTCAAGGCTCGAAAACGTGCTCCGATGCAGCGTCTCCTCAACTATCTCAACACCAAAACTGTTCGCCGTCGCCTCTATGACCGTCAGACAGACGCCGTTACATGAGATCGAGGAGCCCAGCTCGATGGTTGGCCGCCACTGACCAAGCACGAAACGATGTATGCCGTCGTCACCCTGCCCGTCATAACCGACGGTTGTAGCCACAATCCCTGAGAACATCGCTCTCGTCCCTTCGCATCTCTCCTGCTGATACCAGCCTAGTTTGGCTCAGAGCGCGACATTGTCTCTGGGTCCTTCGGAGGAGATGGTTGTCCCAACGCTCACCACTCAGAGACCGCCTCGGGAGCATGATCCAACTCGGTCGCGAACAGAGAGGCCAAGGTTGTAGCTTTGTTACTCCAGAGGCGAAGTTCGATATCGGTGCCAACCTTCTGTGCCTCGATGAGATTCAACCGCAGCGGATCGACGAGGAGCCTGCCAGCGGGCAGCCTAAAGGCAGCCTTGGCCCCGTCGTCACCAAATACCATAGGGGCGAGATAGACAAAGAGCTCGTCAACGAGATCAGAGTCGACAAAGGAGGTGAGCAACGTCGGCCCACCCTCGATGAGAACTCCAAGGACTCCAGCTCCCCCCATGCGATCAAGAAACGCTTGCGGAGATTCGGAGGTCACCTGAACCCCTGGCGTGCAATAGGAGAGCTCGCGATGGGCAAAGACCCAACGCTGTGGCTGTAGTGTCGCCATGACGCCTCCCGGGCGAGCCGTCAATAGTGGGTGGTCGGCCTCCATGGTCTTTGATCCGACCACAATCGCTTGTGATTGTGCTCGAAGCAGATGACCTCGATCCCTGGCCTCTGTCGAGGTGATCCACTGCGAGCCTCCCTGGCTGTCGGCCACCTTGGCGTCGAGAGTCATAGCCACCTTGGCTCTCACCCACGGTCGACCGGTACGTCGCTGAGTAAGGTAGGCGATGAGTTCTTGAACGGTGCGGTCGGACTCCATACCAACCTCAACCTGCACACCGGCATCCTTCAATGCGGCGAAGCCACGCCCACCGACCCGTGGATCAGGATCAAGTATCGAGGCCACCACTCTGGTCACTCCCGCCGCCACGATCGCATCGACACACGGCGGTGTCCGTCCGTGATGGGCACATGGCTCCAAGGTCACAAACATAGTCGCGCCTCTGGCTAGATCGCCGGCGGCTCGAAGGGCGACGACCTCAGCATGAGGGCCACCAAGCGGCTGAGTACACCCCTCTCCAACCACTACGCCATCAGCGACGATCACGGCACCCACCCACGGGTTTGGCGGTGCACTCTGGCGTGCATGACGACTGAGGGCAAGAGCTCGCCCCATCAACTCCTGATCGGTCATCGACTTGAGGCAGGATGCTCTGTGTCACCGCCAGCGAGGAGTCCAAGCGCATGCTCAAGCAGAGGAACAACGGCATCGAGTGATTCG is part of the Ferrimicrobium acidiphilum DSM 19497 genome and harbors:
- the ribH gene encoding 6,7-dimethyl-8-ribityllumazine synthase → MAGYEEVHGQGDRSGYEELTGQLHAFPGDRFAIVASEFNQVIVDPLLAGARAGFHTVGVSDSALTVVWVPGALEIAGAIHQLLVSRSVTGVVALGAVVRGETSHYDVVVNQSASQLMTLAATSEIPIVNGVLTVENIEQGLNRAGGKDGNKGFDAALSLVRLVDLYRRMVKE
- a CDS encoding bifunctional 3,4-dihydroxy-2-butanone-4-phosphate synthase/GTP cyclohydrolase II, which codes for MSFRSIEEAIDAIGRGEIVLVVDDENRENEGDLIMGAEFVDAEKISFYIAHTSGLICVPLTGERLDELDIPLMVENNTESHLTAFTVSVDAKRLVSTGISAHDRASTIRALVDPSTKPSDLTRPGHVFPLRARDGGVLRRGGHTEAAVDLARLAGITPAGVICEVVTEDKQNMARLDELTKFAEKYGLVLVSIADLIRYRAANDTLVKRVDGATARIPTGYGEFTGIAYQSILDGEQHVALVMGDISTGDPVLVRVHSECLTGDAFGSLRCDCGPQLHRSMEIIAEEGRGVIVYLRGHEGRGIGLAHKLRAYQLQEQGLDTVEANEALGLPVDSRDYGIGSQILVDLGVSKMRLLTNNPTKYGGLSGFGLEISERVPLIIEPQAENAKYLQTKAAKMGHLLDLG
- a CDS encoding riboflavin synthase; its protein translation is MFSGIVATTVGYDGQGDDGIHRFVLGQWRPTIELGSSISCNGVCLTVIEATANSFGVEIVEETLHRSTFSSLEPGARVNVEQSVTAATLLDGGIVQGHVDCVGRVTHLAPSLAVSFDPRFDELVVEKGGIVLNGVSLTVTAVGEGAASVALIPETLRRTNLGELEVGAPLNIEFDIIGKYLVRQRSLEQREAWRS
- the ribD gene encoding bifunctional diaminohydroxyphosphoribosylaminopyrimidine deaminase/5-amino-6-(5-phosphoribosylamino)uracil reductase RibD; translation: MTDQELMGRALALSRHARQSAPPNPWVGAVIVADGVVVGEGCTQPLGGPHAEVVALRAAGDLARGATMFVTLEPCAHHGRTPPCVDAIVAAGVTRVVASILDPDPRVGGRGFAALKDAGVQVEVGMESDRTVQELIAYLTQRRTGRPWVRAKVAMTLDAKVADSQGGSQWITSTEARDRGHLLRAQSQAIVVGSKTMEADHPLLTARPGGVMATLQPQRWVFAHRELSYCTPGVQVTSESPQAFLDRMGGAGVLGVLIEGGPTLLTSFVDSDLVDELFVYLAPMVFGDDGAKAAFRLPAGRLLVDPLRLNLIEAQKVGTDIELRLWSNKATTLASLFATELDHAPEAVSEW